The stretch of DNA AACATGCCTTTTTTACATATGTTCATCTGCTTTCGGGCGTAAAAAGTAACATTTGTCCATGCTTGAAATAAGTAGGAGTAGCATTACAAGAAAGTGGCAGCAGGCAGCAAAAGTGAGATATACAAAGTCAACTTGTGCACCCACCACAAGAAGGGTAACTACCAactaactactccctctgtaatttTTTATAAGACGTTTTCAGAGTCCACTACGAGCTAAAAGTCGTATGGTCGTCATCCTGCACAGGCTGCTGCAGGTAGGACCTCTTGATGAACTCCAAGCACTCAGCAATGGCCTGGTCGGCATGGAAGGAAACCGAGCTCTCCCTCCCCCGCAGTGCCGCCGGCCGTGCCGCTGATCTCGGCGCGGGTCGCCTCCTGATCCCAGGGCAGCACCTGAGCTCCTCCATGCACCGGACGACGAGGCCGGCAAGCCGGAACAGCCGCACCCGCAGCCGGAGCAGCGACCCCAGCCGGACGTGCCGCACCCGGCGCCCTCGCTGGCCCTGCCTCGCCTCATGGACCATCGCCATCGGGTGGCTGCCCCTGTATCTTCACTACCACTGGCCTGAACGGAGCTTGTGTTGTGTGTGTAATGTAAAGTCCACCATGTGTGCGCGGCCTCTTATATAGGCTCGGCGCCGGCGCACCGGTAAGCGCCGAGTGTTTGCCCGTCGTTTTCTCGTTCGCTCAAAGGCTTTATGGATGGAAAATGGCGCCGGTCaggtggtacagtaagtaagacaCCGCGTGACGCAGGGGTGCGGCCAGAGCCGCTGTTTTTAATACGTTATCGCTTGCATAAACCACTCGCCTGGAAATTTTCTCTTGGCGCCATCCTCTTTCGGAGGAATGCTCCCGTCATGTCATGCTGTGCGCCCTTGATCCTGTCGTGTACCAGGCTGCTGATGCGTTGTAGATTGCACCGCTATCTGAATCGGAACGGAATCCGTGTGCCCTCCATGGTTTCGTTCATGCTTGATACTACTTTCttcatttctttttagtctgcatataaaatttagttaaagtcaaattttataaagtttgatcaactttatagaaaaaaatattttttttcgaaacggtagaaaaaaatattaacatctacaacactaaagctatatggtataataatttcatgatgcatctaacaatataTATTTCATATTAAGAATCTTGATATTTTtctctataaacttagtcaaaattagtaaaatttgactttgatcaaatcttacatgcagactaaaaagaaacaaaaggaGTAGTTAATTGAGCAAGATGGAgagtagtacttcctccgttccaaaatacttgtcgtGATACCCacgacaagtattttggaacggagggagtacaataataGCGTTAAGAGCACAATCACACACACGCGCACGCACACAAATTATTCGAAATCATGGAGGGCACACGCGCCTGTGAGTTTTGACACGCCTGATCTGTCCCGTCCTGCATGCACTTCAGGAAGCAAGGCCCAAATGGCAACACTGATCGATTCGGTTTCGTCGCCTTCTTCTGTACCCTGTGGCGGGCCTTGACAGGACCTGAGAAAGTTTGCAGCAGTGGAATGGAGATCCATGGAAGAAAATTATGCCTTTTCCAGGAGCAAACCATGCGAGCTGTTGCAAATGGGACCTTGCCATGACTAAAATACTTGATCCAATGTGTCATGTACCCATTTGCATCAAGTCACGTTTTGTTTTGTCATGGCACTTGCGTACTATTTGGAGAATCCAATGCCCTTAAGGTTCTTTATTTGCTAGGAAATAATCAGGCTGTCTCGACATCGATTTGACCTCTCTGGATATTCAGACAAAATAAAGAGATAGTGCCACTAGAAGCTGGCAAGATCAAATAACTTTGTGACAAAACGGAAAAATTATTCAATCCTCACCTCGATGAGGATTAATCAATCAAActagtgtacatggatcacaacaaTCAAGCCTACATATGCTTGGCGCATCTATAAGCTTTAGAGTCTAAAGCTTATTTGGCATAGAGGCACAGATTcaaacaacaagtcatcaacaataTGACTGTTAATTATCTAAGGCTGCTCAGCGGGAAGTTGCGCAGCGGGTtctccttaagcaattcagtttcCCTGTACAAAGAAAACAGGCAGGTCAAAAATTGAGAGAAGAAAACATAATATGTGGAAACGGAAGGTGCATCAGTAAACTGTTCTTACTTCTTAAGGTTTTTGCTTGTTGCTTGCCTAAGCTTCAGAACAGATGGTTTTGGACTCTTTGGCACTTGAGGCGGGGCTGGTTCCCTAAGATGGTCGAAAGGGAATTTAGAAACACTTTATGTTTGTATAGTGATTCCTATAAAACTGATAACTTAAGGATGTCGTATAACATACTCGGCACATTCTTCATCTATAAAGACCTCAATGGAGCTGACACGAGCTGGCGGAACTGCTGGCCGTGCTGCTACCTTCGGTGGAATCTGTTCAATGAAATGTCATCATCAGTTTATAACTGAACGGGAAGAGGACATGACAGTCTCTCTTCCATTATCTTAAATTAAATTTACTGAACGGGTAGTAGTCCGTCCTTCAGAAAATCACTACCACGGAAGTAATCTGAATCTGTTCTTTGAAGAATTCTAGTGGCTCCACAAAAATACCTTGTGCGAAGTCCATCTGGCAGGCATCATGTTATTTTCTTTGTTTCTATCTGCTTGTGTTCCAAGGGTGTTCCACGCCCTGTCTTTGCTCCTAGCTCTCTCAAGGCCCTGACTTGGCAATGGGTTCTCTTTGTAAATTGAAATCGGTGTATTAACATCGATTCTGTGAATGTGCCAATACAACCAGTGTTAGTCAAGAAACCCTCCTGGTTTGGCTAGATACCTTGTTTGATTACATGCTAATGGTACTGACCTTTGCAGCTTTACCCTAGGTTTTGCCAACAGGTGGGAATTCTCTGCATGCTGACCTCCTGCCACATCAAATTCAAGATTAGTTTACACCCAGCCAGTCACTTGAAGTTGACGCTGAACGACAGTATAGCACACCACACTTACTAGTTTCACCACGGTTCAAGTCATTACCGAATTTGCGTACGGGCTGATCATCACTTGCGGTATCATCCTGTTGCAAGAGATAATAAACGATTCAACAAAGAGTGGAGATCAGAAAAAAAGGAGGCTGCAATCACAAATAGAGCACCTCGTGTTCCTTCTTTCTGGTTGATCTCCGAAGAAATGCCCTGTATGTAGTTTCCAACTTCTCCACAGGCTTTGCTTTCCTGATGGAAAAAGAATGAACAACCCAAGGATAAAATTTCACCAGCTCAGTCAATTATATACACAATTGCATAGTTAGTGGAAGAGAGATGAGGTAATCATAAGACAATTCCTTCAATGTACAAAAAGAGAGGCAAGTCAAGTACTCTGCAGGTAAAGTGTGCAATGGTGCATACGATCTAGACCGAAAGAACAGTAAAATACAGGACTCCAAGAAATTTAGGATAGATCGCTTGCAGACTGGAAACTAATACGTAAAAAATATCTACACCGACACTCTCAGACTATCAAATTAACAATTGATATTTTTAGACGAAATTAGCAATTGGTCTTAGTAAACTAATACATCCTGCAAGACATATTTTTACGGGTGCTTGAATCTACAAAGTAACCCCAAATCCAACAACCTTTGAAACATAGAAGTGCCAGTGTCTCATAAGAAGAATCTCACCTAGCTATTCCAAGATTAAAGATCTCGTCAGCTTTCTTAAGCTTGTTCTTCGACTCCATTAGCAATGCATAGCGAATGTAGAAAACAGCATGGCCCTCACCAATCTGGTTGGACTCCAGGAACCTGAATATCACCTCAGCGTCCGAACAGTTCCCAGCCTGCAAACCAAACTGCAGGTCAAATATACACGCTTCGGAAGTACAAAATAGATCAAGCCGAATTAAGTCAGCAACTCACATATTCTAACCACACTTTGAGGTACCGGAGATCATCCTTGTACCGCTCGTCATGCCAGAAGGCACGCACGCACTGCTCGTAGATCACGACCAGCCCTGAGAACTCCCCGCCGGCCGGAAACGACTCCTGGACCCATTTGATGCAGCTGCGCACAGGCAAAGCGGTGAGCACTGAGCCTATAGAAATCGATGCAAGGAGAAACCTTTGCACTCCAGGTTCTAGCTAGTGTGATTAGTACCATCCAAGAAACCATGTACAGAAAGGGGAGGATGGATCAAGTAGAACTTACTCTACCCACGGCTGGAGCGGATCTTCCCCTTGGTACTCTTCGATTGCTTGGATCATCCTCCTGGATCAGTCAATTCATCAAACACCGAACAAGCAAGAATATCAGGCACTCGTCCCCAGACCAGAAAGAACCAGAACCGAAGAAGCAAGGAAGGCCTTGCTAAGTAAGAGCCGAGGGTTTTCCGTACCCGCGTTCGGCCAGGAGCGCGGCGCGCTGGGCGGGGTCGGTGTGCGCCTTGAGGGCTTGGTTGAGGAGGCCGACGTTCCGCCCGCGTTTCAGCGGCCGCACGTTCTCCTTGAAGGTCTCCCACTCGCCGCACACGGCCACCGGCGCCATATCGGGCCCTGCCCCCAGCAGCGCCAGAGTCTCCGCGTCTAGCGCCGCCAggtctctcgccgccgccgccgccatgcgtaCCGCTCCGAAGCCGACCGTTGGGAGAGGGTAGGTTTCAAACTCGTCGATTGGACCGTTGCGTTGAGGAGCGGGCGCAGGGTTGGGTTATATACATACAATGGCTGGGCTCTTGTCGGTTTTGGGCTTGAAAAGTACGGGCCCAGATCTACGGCCCACCTGATGTATGGTACTCCCTCCATTGCATAATGTAGTGCTTTCTCTATTcctgtgcttcaactttgaccgtaaatttaactatcaagaccgattgcggcgggagcaaaaattatataagtgaattTGTATTCGAAAGAATTTTTcagttatataatttttttcttcaatcgtaattggtctcgttggttaaatttatggtcaaaattgaaCCTTGAAAAGCGCGgacgcactatattttgaaatgaaAGGAGTATGATTCTTCTTCATGCATTCAAAAACAGTATTATCCCCGAAAAATATATAATATATTCAGAAACACTATTCTACAGAACAATTGTATGGGTTAATATTTTTCTTTACAGAAACTGATAAGTGTTCATTTCAATGATTTTCTGGCGAATGTTAAAAATCCGCATCCTCAGAGCAAACATATTTTTCAAGAGGGGATCCGAATGGTAATCAAAGCTCAAAGTGTTGGCAATCAATTGATAAGACCGGACGAGCAACACACAATTGAGGTCAATCAATTATATATTGAGGATGGATCAATTATTTTCCACATGTATGTTACATGATGAggctatgcttgcatgttgagaaaaATAGTTTAGTGAGCGCTAACTATTAAGATATAGAATATGTTTTATCTCTCGGTCAGAGGTGAACTAATTATCTGGTTTAAGGGGATAAGCGGGACTCCACTTGCATCCTTAGTTATAACACGCAATATTCATCTATATGACATTTCGagacaacgtacaagagactatagAATCGTGCAAGTGCAAACCATGTCCATGTCTTAATCCGTACCAAATGTATTTATCTCGTGCACTCCACATTTTTATTTAATTGTGCCCTTTCAGGTCATGTGGTTTACTACCCCAACTCCACACTCGGAGCTTGTCCTTGGACAATCTCAGATGACAAATTTCCATTGCCTTGCAAACCTCTATCACAACCTCGGAGCTTGCCACTAGTGAAGTTATGGATCCCTGTAATCACAACCGCGATGCCTTTTGCTATTTTTCCTTATAGGTTAAACCATTTTTACCTTTTATTCTATAAATCAATTCCAAGCATACAATACGCTTATCCTTGTAACTAGCAAAGCTAGCAAGACCTCGGTGACAAGTTGGGAACCAAGAATAAGTTCTTAATTGTGTGCAAGTATTGATCGTTGAGTCGTAAATTGAGCACCCCATAGATTGATAATCTTGGTTCTTCAATGAAGGAAATTTGCTGCTTACTGCAAGCCCTTACTCTTCGGGGCCCAACACCTCCCTAGAAGGATAACAGGAAGCCCCCCCTGATGAGTCGATAGCTAGTTTCCATCCATCAGAAATGACTGGATAATGCCATGACTAACCTGTTTTTAACTCATCTGCCATGGTATTTCTGCTCTACGAGTGAATACTACTCGGCTTATCAATTTTATTTCCACAGGAGTTTTATGAGCCCCTCACAATCTTCCTACAAGCAACAATGGCGCGCGCTCAGGCGGATACAACTTGGGTAACTTGCCCATGGGAGGAGGCTAAATCACTTGACAAGCTACATCCAAATCGTGAAGGACCCGTTTGGTACTGATGATGACATAGCACCCAAGTACTGTTAACGGTGCATCGTTGCCTTGGAGTACAAGACATAAACATATAAGGCGGGCAGGGATCCCTCGACTAGGAGATCCGCTTGTAAACCGACCCAAGCTCATGTAACCCTACCATGTCAACATATAAGGCAAACAGGGATGGCTTAATCTTTGAGACAAGCATATAACTACTGGCAGGATCAACCAGGTAGCACGCCCTTGATGACGCCCAGCGTCGGCCATCCTCCTGCGCTTTCACTTGCGTGGAAACTCAGAGGCAACAGCCGAGCTGGATGTCGCTTTTTTGAGTGGCATAGCTCATCCTCCTTGAGGATCGGCACAAAGAGTCACGTATCCTACCACGTAACTATGAAGAGGTAGAGGCATCCCCCGTTCAGTGTGTTCTCATGTTCCCATAGACACACAAACCCTAGAGAGTTTGTCTCAAAACCTTGACATCTCAAATCAAAAGGCGCATACGGAATACCAACAATACAATCCGCCAAACacaggaagtagggtgttacctgGATACCCAATTTGGCTCTCTGGAACATTTGCTCTTGCGCACCAAATATTTTTGCAAATGTAAAAAAAAAGAATGACTTTTTGTAGACATGGTATACTCCTAAATGTTATCTTCAAATGCTTAGGTGGAAAGTCCAAACATTTTGATCTGTAAAAAAGAAAAATTTAAACGCCAAAAATTTAGCATTTGTCGATCACGtaaaacttgtttttcattgacgaCACACTACTATTCAGTTAAGCGTAAACCAAGGTGTAAAAAATTCTTGTTCACATGAAAATCTCTTAGTAGTGCAGTAGCATCACATATGAACAGGGATTTTCATATGAATAGTCTTGGTTTATGAAATTACAAGATTGAATGACACGAACAAGTCAACAATATACTACTCCCTCAGTCTCACAATATAGGATGTTATTACAACCGATATACTCACATATTGattgtaataacatcttatatcaCAGGATGAAGGGAGTAAACATAGATAAATTATCTAGATCAGTTGCATCATTCATGAATTCCATAGTTCTTAAACCTGATGTCAtaggtttttttttctttccacTACAATGGCTACATCTTGAGGGTAATCACACTTAACAATACTAGATGCAGGATTACACTAGAAAAAGCGAAGGGTCACACTTAACAATACTAGATGCAGGATTACACTAGAAAAAGCGAAGGGTCACACATAGATGGCTTGCTTATAGCCTTCGCTGTGGCTGCAGCTGTGAAGGCTCCTCCACAAGACCTTCCAAGACAACAAGCTGATCCAGCAATGCAAACTTCTCATCCTCGAGAGTTTTGGCTTCCTCTTCTGCCATGCCTAATTGTGCATCCAGCGTGTAGTTCTCTTCCTCCAGCATCATGTACTTCCTCCGTAGCGCCCGATATTCATCCGCAGGACCAGAATCTGGTAGAGAGTCCGGAGTTCCTCTGTCAGACTGCGGCGTGGGAGGGCGGGGCTCACTCCTGAAGCTTCTCTTAGGTGGCTTCTGTGTATTGGCCAACGAATGTGGAATGTCTCTCCGCAGCAGTTCAGGTTCAGTTTTTATCTGGACTGAAGGCAAAGGCCGGTACACAACCTTCCTCTTCTGTGACTTCGAGGCCGAGAAATCCTCTCGTCCCATACCTCTAGGGTCTTGCATTATGTCGAAACAAGACTCGCCTGACAAACACAACTCAAGTGAACCAATCTACCAAAGCAGCAATATAAATTGAGAAAGACAAAGAAGGCTATTCGATGGAATCATCAGCATTACATTATCTCGAAAAAAAAATACTAGTACTAATCAAGGAATGCTCGTCTGAAGTGAAGCCACACGCTCACACAGTATCAACCCGTCCAAGAGGAGCAGGTGTTAGTTGTTGGTTTTTACCCTTTGCCATTACCCAATAGGATGCTCAGCCAGCAAAGGTGGGAGCAACTGCAAGGATGTTGCAGGATAACCTGTATCTGTTGTTATCTTGCTGACGTTTCCCCCTACTGATTCCAACCCGCAGCTTCACAGCACCAAAATCGAAGGAACTCGCAGCAGCAAGTGCCATCGAATTTGACCTGACCTAAGCCATCGGCGCAACCATCCTCAAGGGCGTCGGCGGCGCTGGCACGAGATCTCTACTCCCTACCACAACCGTCTACACGACAGTACGAGGAGAGAGAAAATTTATCCGGCGGAATCAACTGAAGCCGGAGAGTAGAGGAATCCGGACTAGGGCAGGCAGTGGTGCGACGCGAACCCACCGCCCTCGCCGGCGTTGATCGGGAACGAGATGGGAGGCTTAATTACCTTGCTGGTGCCCGCGGGGGAGCAGGGGGACGGACGCCCTGGGACCGGCTGCTCGCTGCCGCGCCGGCGTCGAAACCCCAAACGGATTCTGCGCGTGCGGTGGTGGGAGCCGATCTGGCGTATAAGGTTGGGAGGCGCGCGCGTGGGGTCGATGAATCCAGGGGAGGGGAAGGCTTTGCGACTTGAGTCGAGAAGACGGGGAGAGAGTTTTTTTTTTCTAGAACAGGGAGAGAAGGGGGTTGGGTTGGGAGGAGAAGGAATAGGCACACATGGCCGTGAGAATGGGTGCGTCTATGCCACGCTTGGAGGCGGCGAATGCTATTTCTCGCATTAACCGTGTACATAGGAAATCCTAATATATCTCTACTATCTAAAAAACACGTAGTGTTGCTTTTTCTGCCAACAGAACCATGTTCTGCCTCATTCTTCGTCCGCCCGCTCTCCTCCCGTCTCGTTTTTCCCGGTCCTATAAATTGTTTTCTACGTCCGTTTAGCTTTCTCCCCATGCCGTCGAACGTCTCTCTCTCATCTCTCCTATCAGCGCCCCCCGTCCCATCATGGCGTAGCCCTAGATGGCTGACGCCGCCTCTGGCCTCCCTCTCCCTCGATCCTCAACTTACCAGCAGTCGCCGCCATCACGCTGTTCTAGGCACCCTAGGGCATCGTGAGCGCCGCCACTGCTCATCTCCTCTTCGCGCCCCCGCTCTCAGATCCAGGCTGCTCGTTGGTGCCTAGCCCCAGCGTAGCGCTCACCGTTTACATctcctcctgaaggaaatatgccctagaggcaatactaaagttattatttatttccttatttcatgataaatgtttattattcatgctagaattgtattaaccaaaaacataatacatgtgtgaatacatagacaaacatagtgtcactagtatgcctctacttgactagctcattgatcaaagatggttaagtttcctaaccatagacatgagttgttatttgatcaatgtgatcacatcattaggagaatgatgtgattgacttgacccattccgttagcttagcacttgatcgtttgtttactgctattgctttcttcatgacttatacatgttcttatgactatgagattatgcaactcccgaataccggaggaacactgtgtgctaccaaacgtcacaatgtaactgggtgattataaaggtgctctacaggtgtctccaatggtacttgttgagttggcatagatcaagattaggatttgtcactccgattgtcggagaggtatctctgggccctctcggtaatacacatcactataagccttgcaagcatgataactaatgcgttagttacgggatgatatattatgggacgaataaagagacttgccggtaacgagattaaactaggtattgagatatcgacgatcgaatttcggacaagtaacatactgttgacaaagagaacaacgtatagtgttgtgcggtttgatcaataaagatcttcgtagaatatgtaggaaccaatatgagcatccaggttccgctattggttattgaccggagacgcgtctcggtcatgtctatatagttctcgaacctgtagggtccgcacgcttaaagttctgtggcgatcggttttatgagtttatatgttttgatgtaccgaaggtagttcggagtcccggatgtgatcacggacatgacgaggagtctcaaaatggtcgagacataaagattgatatattgctacatttggacatcggaatagttccggatgaaatcgagattttaccggagtaccaaaggggttaccagaaccccccgggggctaatgggccctgttgggccataagggaaagagagaggggccgactTAGGGCAGGCAGCGTGCCCCCTTCcccctgtccgaattggactaggagaaggcccccccttttccttctctttatcttcctgcctttccccctcctagtaggagtaggaaagggaggaatcctactcctactaggaggaggattcctcctcctaggcaCGCCaagaagggccggccggcctcccccttgctcctttatatacaggggcagggggcacctctagacacacaagttgatcacaaagatctctcccagccgtgtgtggtgtccccctccaccataatccaccttggtcatactgtagcggtgtttaggcgaagccttgctgtggtagcttcatcaacatcgtcaccaccccGTTATGCTGACGAAACTCCCAGGCCGCTCCCACGGCCCTCCGACAGGTTCGTGGCGAAGTCACGGCCGGCACAATAGCTACACTCCCAGGCTGCTCCTGGTCCCACTACTCCATGCGTCGTTGGTCGGTAGCCGCCGTCGCTGACCATTCCTCCTATGATTTCACATCGTTCGCTATTGGAGATGAACAAGAGAAAGAGATGGAGAGATCGCAAGGTACTCAACAAGAAAAAATTACAGGCAGTTCCACCTGGAGCCGGGAAAAGCTGTGGAGATTGAATGTACTGTAAAGATTTAGGATGTAAACTAGGAGGTGATCAAAGTATTGGAGGGGCTGGGATTTTGTCAAGGTCAGCTCTAtcatattgttgctatttttaatagcTTTCTGCAATGCATTCAATCCATAAGATTATGTACTGCCCGTTAAGTCTATTTTGGCATCAAATCTTATTAATTCATACCTGAAATAAATTGATATTCCTTTGATTTACCAAGCCCCTTGGAATGTTTACTCATATGAGAACACTCTCTTGGTATGCTATTTCTGATACATATCCTTCCATGTGTACTAAAAATACCCATCTTCCATTTTACTGAGAGGGGGTGTTACTGTGGTTCACTGCTATATTTGATGTGAAAGTGTAAATTGTGTGTCTGATTAGGCTTTCTCTTTGGTTACTATTGGAATAGGAGGTTGCCTGATTTCCTTTTATGCCATAGTTCACACCACATTTTTGTTTTTAGGCTCATGTCTAAGTTGATTTGAAGGCTATGCACATGTTGCTCCAATGTATATTACAGAAACTCCTCAAAGTCAGATTGGAGGAATGCCCATTTCTTCATCACTTCGGGGGTAAACGTAGTACGTGGAGCAAGTTATTGCTTCCCTTCTCATTTTTTGCTTTCAAGAATCAAGTATTATGATTAAtgtaatttttttaattttgtaGCCTCATTTGTGATCTTGTTCATTTTATTCCTTGTTAATATGATCAAGGATCTCATTGCTACTTTGTCTCAATAATTTTATATCTACTTCATGTCATCACAAATACATGTTTTTAGTAGGATCCATATTTTCTTTGTTCTATTTTGGTCTTACCTTAAGGTCATACCACTGCAGAAAACTTGGCTAACTTGGGAGTATGATTCATGCTTTATGATGTTGCGAGTGACTTCTCGTGTTTAGTGCATGCGGCGTAGATCAGTTGATGGAGAATTGCAACAAGGAGAAGAGCCGACTTAACTGCAGTACACACAGCACAAACGAACCAGGTAGCAATATCGAGCTACATGTGCTCACTGATTTCTTTCGTTGTGCATACAATCCTCGTTTTTAATATTTTGTTTTGTACCTGTGTTTGGATCGGATGTTATGTGTTTGCATACTTGACAAGTGTGAACTACAGTTCTCTGTAGAATTTGGACTTCCTGTACTCCTCTCATATAACCTGCATTTTTGCGTATGTTTAATCTCTTATGGGCCGATATTTTACAAACATCCCAAAACTGGGTAGGATAAAGATTTACCGCTTGAGATCAATCTTTCAAATAGACGATGTGCGAGAATGAGAAGATAGTTGAACTGACACTATGCGTGCTTGAGAAAATTGAGAACCTCTACTTGCCAATTGATAAATAAATATCTAAAACACTTCCTTAAGAGTTTTGTACATATTTCCCGTAGGAGCTTGAATAGAGAAAATAACGCTTTGATTTTTGTTAGCGATATGAAACTTCAGTGCTTATCTCCATATGAGTTGCCATCACTTATAATGAAGAATAAAAATCAAGGTAATgactatattacatcaattgtggtCTGAAAGAAACAAAACCAGGGAGGATGGTGAAAGTACAAATGTAGAAGAGCTTTCTTATATTGTCTCCAAGCAAGCTGGGGAATACTATAAGTTTTTCAAAAAAGGAGATGAAATAAGAACCGAAATAAAAACAAAGGAAATGACAATGACCTGAAAGAGGAACTTTGAAGGTAAACCGTGACGGAGTTTTCCTTGCTGAAAATACTAATGGTGGTTGTGCGGCCATagattggtgatgatgaagaagatgtagtCGATTgtgggatgataacccacaaggataggggatcacaacagttttcgaaggtagagcattcaacccaaatttatagattcgacacaaggggagccaaaaaaattgtaagtattagcagctgagttgtcaattcaaccacacctggagatgaattatctgcaacaaagtgatcagtagtaaAGTAGTAtgctagttttgataatagtagcagcagcaatagtaacggtaaccgtGATAGCAGTAACAGTAGTGAcagcagtagtagtaacttagcaagaacaatataagagaaattcgtaggcattggatcgatgatttgttggatggtattcatcatgtgacagtcataacctagggcgatacgacactagctccacttcataaatataatgtaggcatttattctgtaaatagtcatacgtgcttatggaaagaacttgcatgacatcttttgtcctaccctctcatggcaatggggtcctattggaaactaagggatattaaggcctcattttaatagagaaccaggacaaagcattaacacacggtgaatacatgaactcccactactgcaggatgctgctaacgcgacactacgatcatagacccttcgacgaaactgtgtgcaatgcaataataG from Triticum dicoccoides isolate Atlit2015 ecotype Zavitan chromosome 6A, WEW_v2.0, whole genome shotgun sequence encodes:
- the LOC119316500 gene encoding uncharacterized protein LOC119316500: MQDPRGMGREDFSASKSQKRKVVYRPLPSVQIKTEPELLRRDIPHSLANTQKPPKRSFRSEPRPPTPQSDRGTPDSLPDSGPADEYRALRRKYMMLEEENYTLDAQLGMAEEEAKTLEDEKFALLDQLVVLEGLVEEPSQLQPQRRL
- the LOC119316499 gene encoding mitotic spindle checkpoint protein BUBR1-like, coding for MAAAAARDLAALDAETLALLGAGPDMAPVAVCGEWETFKENVRPLKRGRNVGLLNQALKAHTDPAQRAALLAERGRMIQAIEEYQGEDPLQPWVDCIKWVQESFPAGGEFSGLVVIYEQCVRAFWHDERYKDDLRYLKVWLEYAGNCSDAEVIFRFLESNQIGEGHAVFYIRYALLMESKNKLKKADEIFNLGIARKAKPVEKLETTYRAFLRRSTRKKEHEDDTASDDQPVRKFGNDLNRGETRGQHAENSHLLAKPRVKLQRIDVNTPISIYKENPLPSQGLERARSKDRAWNTLGTQADRNKENNMMPARWTSHKIPPKVAARPAVPPARVSSIEVFIDEECAEEPAPPQVPKSPKPSVLKLRQATSKNLKKETELLKENPLRNFPLSSLR